GGACGTGCGATAGGCGACGGGGGGCGGCGGCGATTTCGACGCCGTCAGCTCAATCGTCTACCGCTGGCAGCGCACGCTCGGACTCGGCGGCGAGATGGTCGCCGAACACCGCGCCGGCACCGATGAAGAGCACGGCAATCATCGGCCCGATCATCGTGGGCATTGTTGCGACCGCGAATAACGCGAACAGCAGATAGCCGATGACGGCGCCTTTGGTGACGTGGCGGCGACGATCGGAGAGTGCCACGCGCGTGCGGGCCAGCAGATTGACGGTCACGAGCACCGCGAGCAGTCCCGCCGCAATGCCGCCACCAATGAACCCGATGTCACCGAAGGCCGCGCCCGGGAGCGCACCGATCGCGGTGCCGATGATGCCGGCGATAGTGACGGCGGTGAAGAGCGCGAGGCGACGGAGTTCGGTCACGGCAGCGCGCCAATCCAATGCGTCACAGGCTTCAACAAAAATTCCTCGAGGGCGATCCCATCGCCTCCCACCATGAGTATGCGTGTCGGCTGAAAGGCTTGGGCAAAGGACGACGTCCCCGCGTGCGCCAGCGGGGCGCGTCCGCTCTTTACCTCGATGGCAGTGAGCGTGCGACCAGCCTGCACGATGAAGTCGACTTCGTGATTGCGTTCGCGCCAGTAGTGCACCGTGCATTCGCCGCGCATGGCGGCATTGGTGAGATGAGCACCGACGGCCGACTCCACTAGTCGCCCCCAGAACTCGCGGTCGGCGCGCGCCTCAGTAAGCGTGAGGCCGCTGGTCACGGTCATGAGTGCGGTGTTCAGCACTTGTAACTTGGGGCTCGACCCGCGGCTTCTGGCCACATCGCCGGCGTACTTGGGCAGTCCGAGCACCATGCCGGCACCGGCCAGCAGGTCGAGATAGTGGGCGAGCGTGGTGGTGTTGCCGGCGTCCTGGAGTTGGCCCAGCATCTTGGTGTAGCTCAAAATCTGCCCCGAGTAGCGGCAGGCGAGCTCGAAGAGACGGCGGAGGAGGGCCGGCTTGTCGACGCGCGTGAGCAGCAGCACGTCGCGCGAGATCGACGTTTCTATGAGGCTATCAGCCACGTAGCGCGCCCAGCGGGTGGGCTCTCCAATCAAGGGCGCCGCGCCCGGATAGCCACCGTAGAACAAGTACTCGTCGAGCGAATAGCCGAACGCGTCGTGCATTTCGGCGAACGACCAGTGGGCCAGAGGGATCGTTTCGAATCGGCCGGCGAGGCTGTCGGCCAGTCCTTGAGCGATGAGCAGCGGGGCCGAGCCGAGGAGCACCACGTGGAGTGGGCGCTTGGCGCGGGTGTCCTCGTCCCAGAGGCGCTTCACCGTGTCGGACCATCCGGGGATCTTCTGGATCTCATCGAGGACTAGCACGGCGCCGTTTGTACGGTTGGTGGAAAGCCGCGCGGCATCCCACTGCTGGGCGATCCAGTCGGTGCCCTTGAGGGTGGGCTCATCGGCGCTGGCGCTCCGCACCGGCACCGTGAGAGCGTCGGTGACCTGCTGGACCATGGTGGTCTTGCCCACTTGCCGAGGGCCGGCGACGACCTGAATGAACCGGCGCGGCTCGGCAAGGCGGTCGGCGAGGGTAGTTGCCGCTTGTCTTTGAAAGGGTGTAGTTTTGCTCACCATATTGAGTAATTCTACTCAATTAACTGAGTAAATCTAGCGCGCCGAAGCCGTTGCTGGGTGGGTCGGAGCATTTCCTTGCTACTAATTTTGGAGAAACTAGTAGCAAGCTAGGACAAGGCTCTTGGGCCAACTCGGGATAGTGGTGCTAACATATTGCGAATCAACAACGTAGGTACATCAGGCCGCCACGCCCCCTCCGGACCCGCATGACCCGCTCCGCTCCCCTCCGCACCCTCGCCGCGCTCGTACTGCTCGTGGGCGCGCTCATCGTGCGGTCGGGGCTCACGCCGGCACCGCTCCCCGAGACGGCACCGGCAGGGGAGTTCTCGAGTAGCCGCGCCCTGCGCCACGTGCGCGCGATCGCCGAGCGTCCGCATCCGAGCGGGAGCGCCGACCACGCCAGGGTGCGTGAGTACATCATGGCCGAGCTGCGCACGCTGGGTCTCGAGCCACAGGTGCAGGAAGCGACGGGCGTGGGCACGCGGTATCCCGCGGCCGGACATGTGAAGAACATCGTGGTGCGCGTACGGGGACGTGTGGCCGGCGGAAAGGCCGTGCTCATTGCCGCGCACTACGACGGCGTGGGTGCGGCCCCTGCCGCCGGCGACGACGGATCCGGATCGGCCGCGCTGCTCGAGACACTGCGTGCGCTGCGGGCCGGCGCGCCGCTCGAACATGACGTGACCGCGCTCTTCACCGACGCCGAAGAATCCGGCCTGCTCGGCGCCGCCGCATTCGTGCGCGAACATCCGTGGGCGCGCGACGTGGCATTGACCATGAACTTCGAAGCGCGCGGTACCACGGGACGTTCGCTGATGTTCGAGACCGGCGCCGGCAACCTCGATGTGGCGCGCGTGCTGGCCACGCTCAACGACGTGACCGCGAGCTCGCTGAGCGTGACCATCTACCGCTCGCTTCCCAACGACACCGATCTCTCCGAGCTCTCGCTGCTCGGCACGCCCGCGCTCAACTTCGCCTTCGTGGACGGTGTGGAGCGCTATCACACGTTCCACGATGACGTCGCGCACCTCGACGCGGGGAGTTTGCAGCATCACGGCACGCAACTCCTCGCGCTCACGAAGACGTTCGGTAGCGGACCACTCCCCCGCCCCGTCACCAGCGACGCGATCTTATTTAACAGTCCGTTCGTTGGCGTTCTGGCGTATCCCGAATCGTACAGTGTGCCGATCGCGCTGGTGGTTGCGGCGGCGGTGATCGGGCTGGCGGTGTTCACGGCGCGCAGCGACAAGAAGTGGGCGCGCGGGATGTTGCTCGGCGCGGTGGCGATGCTCGTTGCGACGGCGCTCGGTGGATTGGCTTCGTCGCAGCTCGCAACTACGATCGAGAAGGTGCACACCGCGACCACTTGGGACGGTCAACCGTCGTGGAGCGGCGCATATGCGTTGGCGTTGGCGATGCTCGCGCTGGCCATTGCTGCCGGCGCGTGGGCGTTGGCGCGACGCTGGGCGACTCGCGACGCGTTGCACGTAGGTGCGCTGGTCGTGTGGGTCGGGATCGCGTGCTTCACCGCCGTGAAGCTGCCCGTTGGCGAGCTATCTGTTCGCGTGGCCCGCGCTCGCGGTCGCGCTTGCCGGTGTGGTCGAGATGGTGATGCGCGACAGCGTGGGTGCGACTGCCGCACGTTGGGTAGCCACGGCGATCGCGGCATCGTTCCTGGTGCCGGTGTGCATCATGGTTGCCGGCTACACACTGCCGCTGGCAGGACCAGGCGGCATTGGTGTCGGCGTGCTCGTGCCGCTGCTGGCGTGGTTGTTGGCGCCGCAACTCGAGTCGCTTGGGGCAGAGCGTCGCTGGCGATCGGCTGGGCTTATTGCGGCGGCGTCACTGGCACTCGTTGCGGCGGGAGCGATGACAGTGCGTCGCGATGACGCGCGGCCCACTACAGAGAACCTCGCGTTCGTGACGTCGGTGGACGCTGATAGCGCGTGGCTTGTCGCGCCGTCGGCGGCGATGCGAGAGGGATCGTTCGCGCTTGCGACACTCGGGGCGTCCGCACGTAGGCTGCCCGCTCAAGCCCAAGCCGATTCGACCATGCAGTGGATTCAGTCGGCGATGAGCACGACGCGGGCGCTTGCCTTGCGCGGCGTGGCGCGTACGATCGCCGAGGGCCCGGAGGTCGCGGTCGTGGCCGACTCCGTCGTGGGCGACCGCCGGAGACTCACACTGCGGTTCACGGCGCCGAGTGTCACGTTGGCGTATCGCGTGAACGGCGCGGCGTACTTGCGGGCGATCGCGATTGACGGGATCGCATTGGACAGCGCGCGGTATCGGCGTGTACCCGATGCGCTATCGATTCCGTTTACCGCGCCGCCGGATTCAGGGTTCACGGCGGTGATCGAGGCGCCGGCGGATTCGGCGGTGGTGCTGCGGTTGGCTGCGGTGACGGCGGGGTTACCGCTGATGCGGGAACTGCGCGTACCGGCGCGACCGGCGGGAATTGTGGCGGTGCAGGGAGGGGATGTTACGGTGCGGTTTCGGTGGGTGGAGGTGGGGCGCTTAATGCAGAAGGATGAGTAGCGCGCGCGTAGGAGAGCAATACAGGATCTGGACGCACGCTCAAATCTGGTAATGGCTTGGAGAGGAATCAGCACCCTATGGAACGGTCAATAGCGGCCTGAGCCACGTGGTGCCATCGTGCGCCTCGTCAGATGTTGCGCCTCGGTTGCGGATTCGACAGCATTGCGACCGTGGTGCACATTTGTAGTCGCCGCCGCGTAGTTACTGAACCGAGCAAATCATGCACCGTACAGAACTTTTGTTTCTATTCGCAGTTGTGAGCTTCAGCGAGGCCGGAGGTACACTCCGCAGATCGAACGCTCCGCGGACTTATCCACCGACGACTGTAACGCGAACATCGATTGCGCAGAGCGCGTCGTCCGGACAGCAACCGATCCTCATCCCAAGAAGCGTCGGTGGCGATCCAGGGAATTACTACCTCATTTCCTCCTCCCGTCGTGGCGAAATAGTCGTAGCACTTCACAAGCGCGTGGGGCCTTCTGGCGTCGGATACACCAGAACAGAAACAAACTGCCGCACCATGCGAATGCGCGAACTCGGATACAGTGAGACGTCTGCTGAGAGCATTGTGCGGAAGCCTACAGAGTGGTTTGAGCTCGTACGGGGATCGAGCAAAAGCGATCTCGCCAGGTTCGTTTGTAGTCGGCGAAAATAGAAGCCGAACCTTGACCTCGCGCATCCGCTGAATGGAGAACGAAGCGCGATGCGAGAACGCATACTTGGAGAATTAACATTGGGGCTCTGGGACAAGATCATCGAGGGCGCCGCCGCGCACGACGCAAAGAGCGCTGAGAATGATGTTCGTCGCGCGGTTGAGCGAAGCCGCGCAATTCTTGCCTCGACCCCTCCCGGCCGAGCGCGGCTTGCGCGGGCGGCGGGCGAACGGGTGTTTCAAATCGATCTACCCCTCAGTACGACTACCGCAGCCGTTGTTCCCATGGTTGGTGCGCTCACAAACAGCACAGGCGCCAATCATGGGAGCACCATTGACTTGATCGAGCGTGAGGGATGGCGGCTTGAGCACGTTGGCTACGTTTTTCGCGCGACGGGTAGCGAGTCTCGTGACAAGTTTCTCGCAAGTGGACAACAAGAGGCGATATCTGGGGAGATCATCGGCATCTATCTCTTTCGCGTCGCGGCGCTCGACGTCGAGGAGATCACTCTCACGGAACAATCGCTTGAGTCGGATGCCCAGCCGCCTATTGAGTCATCCATGCTCGTCGATTCGAGCGGATGGCCTTGATAAATTGTATCGTTGGGATCAGATAGGCTGTTCGCTTTCTGCTTCATAGCGTGGCCCGCGCACGCTCCGTCTACGAATGCGCCCGCCCCGTCACGCGCACGGTCTGCTGCAACGAACCCAAGCCTACGCCGACTCCGCAGTACAGAAACCCACTTTTCGAAACGGGTACTTTGCCATGCGCCGAATGTTTCGCTTGATTTCGATTATCCCCGTACTGCTTTTGACCAGTAGCTTTGCTCTGGTGACGAGCGCGTGCGGCGACACGACAGGACCGAGTGGCGACAAGTGCACAAAGGGTTGTAGCTGCGGTCGGGCGTGCATCGACTGCTCCAAGAACTGCACTAAACTGGCATCCTCGTACTGGACGGGAGTGACACCGGACTCCTTGCTTCCTTAGGGATGAACTGGGCAGGGCCGTCGACAAACGCCTCAACTCGATCCGCTGCTCGACGCTGCAAGTTCGATGATCTTCACAGTGTGGTCGCCCGATTCGGCGGCCACCGTCGTCGATCCGCGACAAATCCATGATGGCGTGTACCGAATCGTGCGTTCCGCCGCCCGTGTTTGTCGCAGAATTCTGGCGACTTGTCTGGGTTGATCTTGGCCGCCAGTCGAGCCGAATCCCTTCAGTTCCTTCCGTTTGAATCCGGCGAAGGCAACGTCTGCCGATTTCGCACGCGACTCGCCAGCGTCACGACGTTCTAGTGCGCAATCGAATCGCGAAACAGTGGGTTGATCGTCGAGTCGTTCACGGCCGGCCGCACCACGCGTTCGCGTAGATTATCGAGGTCGATCGAGCACACCGCGCCGCCGAGGCGGTGAAGAGTTACCGCGAGCAACCCGACACAGCGTTGGCGACGGACGCGTAGAAAGTCGAAGTAGGGTCGCGTCGCGTCGTCGACCGCCGCCGAACTGGTGACGGTGTACTTGCGAGCGTCCAACTATACGACGGCGACGAAGCCCCCGTGACGTGCAAACCTTTCGCTATCGGTTAGCGACCTAGGATGTCTAGAATGCGTTCGAATCGCGCTCGGGCACGCTGCAGAATCTCGCCGAAAGACCACAGGTGAAGGCCCGCGTTCGCTTGTTTTTCGCGAATTGCTAGAACCTCAGAATCGTACTCGCGCCCTACTACATACGTGGTGAAGTTAAGGTTCGGCCGGTGCGCCTTCAGCAGACCCTCATAACCGAGAGCCTGCGTGACGTGCTCCATCCGTATCTTCTCTTTCGGACGTTTGAACTCAATGATTGTCGCCTGATGCCCTTCGTCGCGAGACCGGCAAATCAAATCAGGACGAAGATCTGACTTGTCAGCGTAGAGCTGATCGATCTTTCCGTCGAGGACTACCCTCAGCGGCTTGTCCGATGACCACAGCTCCAGCCCCTCCTTGACGAGCCACAGATTGGCTTCAACAAGCTTGTGCAAATCGATCTCATACGCCTTATCTGAGGACACGAGTTCCTCAAGGCGCGTGATGATGTTTATCTGCGTTTGCACTATGCTGGCAACGCTCGTTAGTTGGGTCAGCCCCCATTCACTCACTAGCGCCGCTAGCTTCTCCGCTTCGTGAACGTCCGCGGCGGCAATTGCATTCATCAGCTCTTTGAGCACGGACGACTCGTAGTAGCGCAGAACCCACTCGATCAGGCTCTTCGCGTCCTCCTCCGATGCGGTCTTTAGCTTCGCGATAATGCCGCGGACCACTGTTGACGCCGTCCCCCGCACATGCGGCGGAAGCTTTTCCAGCCGCGCCTTTACTTCCGGCGACGACATGAGCGTGTCAGTTCGCTTCTTAGTTTCGCCTTCGTCCGCGCCCTGAATCACTTTTCGAACGAACGTCCCCGCCCAGTCATAGAACGCACGAACCGTTTCTGAGTCCTCAAGAAAACCGTCACGCGAGGTCTTGATCAAGTCCTGCCGATCCTGGCCTGGGTCTTCTGGATCCAAGAATTCCGCACGAATTTCGCCGACAATCTTCTCTGCGGTGAAGAAGCCGTGTGCGCGCGTGTCGAGGCTGAATAGCGAAGGCGCTTGGACGATGCGGCCACGGACGCGAACCGACAATCCTGGTCTCTTTTGGCGCGTGGATGCGAGCACGTAAAACCCGGTTACTTGGCCAACTCCGGGCACTTGCTCAGCGAAATCTGTTCGATCTCCAAGGACCTCTTCGGCTGTACATTCGACTCCGTTCACGGTGACCGAAAAGCCGGGACCCATTGGCATGCTACGGTACAGATGTCTTCGGAGACTGTCAGCGCTCGGCATCTTAAGGCCAGCATGTAGCTGGATTAGCTCGATCTTCGTGCCAGGAGCGAGTTCGGAAGGGGTCTGAACTACGTCAATCTTGTGGCCGACGAGCGATTGAACGTTGTCCAATGCGCTCTTATCGATAGTGATCGCCGACTGCAGTCCATCGCTACGCGTCGTAAGTCGGACACGCGAAGCAATTCCAAAACCCGCGAGCTTACCTATTCCCTTACTCCCGATCACGAGCCGCTGCTTCGCGGTTCGCTCACCATCGGCACGTCGATTCCTACCGACGTGCAAAAACTTCTTCGTCAGCGCGGCCGCGGTCATGCCGACTCCGTCATCGGCGATAGAGATGGTGCTACTGTCGTCCAATACGTCAGGGAGTTCGATGACGACGTGCGAAGCGTCCGCGTCATAGGCGTTCGCGACTAGCTCTGCTAGGCACTTTTGTACGCTATTGTATGCCGCGATTCCCAAGTGCTCGAGGATTCGTGGCGAGAAGGAGAACTCTGCTTGAAGTCCAGTCATGATCGCGATTGGTTGGTTTTCTTAACGTCTGCAGCCGCGCAACGATAGTACTCAAACGCACGGTTTCCAATCCTTTACTTACGGCGTGCGTGATCGATCGCTGATTCGATGTGGTCATCAAGCTCCGCTGCAGCAGCGTGCAGGATCCTTCGAATCTCATCAGTCTGCCGCATGAAATCACAGTACTTCTTAAGCGCTTTATGTGGATCGCGCTCGTCTCGTAGCCGCCTAACTCGCTTGCGCCAGCTTGGAATGGGGTCATTCTTCACTGGCCAGTTGTAGTTTTTGCTCAGCCACTCGACAAGCTGGAAGACATTGCTTGCGCGGCTGCCGTTCTCCTTCGCATACGACCTACCTTGCTCCGAAGCCGCCAACTTCCAAACTTGGACGCGGAGGACTGCGCCCTCACGCGACGTACTCTCAGGAGCGTCGTCCGCAAGGAATTGAATCGTGTCATCGGCCCGCTGGACGGTTGACTCCATGTCCGCTGCTAGATCGGAGATTAAGTTGACTTTCATCGACGCGGCTACATCGAAGAGTCGCTGATATGCCGCGTTGAAGCGCTCTTCAGGATGACCTCCGGAGAGTTCACCAAGATATTTTCGCGCGCGATGCGACAGGACATCCGACGTACTCAGGATCCAGAACCGCGGCTTGTAGGCTTTCAGTAACTCGCACGTGATCGTGAGGTAGAAGAGGGTAAGTGAATGAAGTATGCCCTCATGTCGTAGCCCTCGATGATACGCGGTGTTGCGGAACGCGTGGAGATAAAGAATGGATTCGCCGGCAACAGTGCTTAACAGGGCGAGCTTAACCGCCAGTCGAATTTTGTCGGCGAAGTTCTGACCCAGTGCTTCATCAACGACCCGCTGGTCGTACTTCGGTTTGCCAAGCGTAGTCCAGAGACCGTTTTCCGACGCCCGATCCTCTGCGAATCGATGAAGTGTCAGTTCTACAACATTGTCGATAAGCATCAACGCAAAGCGATCAAAGTTTCGATCCTGCACCGCGAGTTGATCCAGAGCTAGATCAAGCTGATCGATCCCGTCCGCGAGAAACTGAATCATTCGATGAGCACGATGACGGACCCTGTTTGACTGAAAATTCCGATCACGCTAGGGGCCTCCTAACGCTCGCGTCCTGCGGCAGACGCCCACACGGACACCAGCGGGGCCTTCGCACCGTCCTTGAGGCTACCGCGAACGCCCCGCGATCGCTATGCGGATCTTCGCAGCGCTTGCCTGCAGCAACGCAATAATATTCCCAACGAGACCCGGCGGCGAGATACTCGTCGAACCCAGCTCCTTCGGAGGCATCCGAGATGTTTTACTCCGGTATCGATCTCCACAAGCGGACCATGGTCATTCAAACCATCGATGCCGCTGGCATCGTGGTGCGGATGGCTGACCTACCGACGAATCGTGCGGCGGTCACCGCCTACTTTGCGACCCTCGACGGCCCGCACCGAGCCGTCTGTGAGTGCACCAGCATGTGGTACTGGGTGCCGGATCTGCTCGTCCCACAGAGCATTGACCTACGCCTTGCCCACGCGAAGGATCTCAAGGCGATCAGCTAAGCGAAGGTGAAGACCGATGCCATGGATGCCGCCACGGTGGCGCAGCTACTGCGCGTGCAACTAATTCCGGAGGCGCACATGATTCGCGTGGGGACCCGCGAAGTGCGCATCCTTTTGCGGGCGCGGTTACTGCTGGTGAGTCGGCGCCTGGAATGCCAGCGAGCTATCGGGGCGATGCTCGAGCAACGCGGCGCTGGCTGCCGCACTGCCGGAGCTGCCGCGCCCGCACGCGGAGCTACACGAGGCACAACACACACTGCTCAAGACGCAGATTTGCCGCCTCGATCACGAACTCCGCTATTGCGTCCTGGCGACGCCGGAAGCGCAGCGCCTTGCGAGTGTGAATGGTATCGGCAAGATCGTCGCGTACCCCCTGCCGCCCGAGATCGATGGTATCACGCGCTTTCCCAGCGTCCGTCATTCCCTTCCTATTTGCCGCTTCGTGCCTGGCTCCCACGACTCCGGTGGCAAGACTCGGCACTGGCGCTGACGCGACGGCAATCGCTATCGCAAGCTCGCGTTTCACCACGCCGCGATCCGCGCGATGCAGTATTTCCCAGAGGTGAAGGCCGAGTTTCAGCACTGGAAGCGGCGCAAAGGCAAGCCGATTGCCCGCGCGTTGATTGTGAAGGAACTTGCCGCGATCGTCTACGCGATGCTGTCGAAAGGCGAACCCTTCAACAAGCAATTCCATGGACACCCCGTAGCCACCACGGAGCGCTCCACGTGGCCCCGCCTGCCAGACCCGCCCGCCTAACTGATGCCCTTGAGGACCTCCGAAACGATTGGGGAGGCGGCATGTCGACCGTGAACATCTGAGCCCACGGGCTCGTAGGACTGTGTGATCGCCGCGCGCATGTGGACGAGCAAATCGATGACACGCGCCGTGCCATGGCAGATTATTAAACAACGCTGGTGCGCGAACAACACTACTCACGCACCAAGCACACTCGCGTGCCCTTGACACGAAACGTGTTAGGACGGTCAGGCCGCGTTCGCCATGACCCGGATTGCTCCAACAATGCTCGAGAGACATGACGGGACGATCCCGGCTGCGGCCGCACTCTCGAGAAGCCTCTGAACGACAAGCGGGTTCTTCATGCCGTCTGCTCTCTTGGACAGTCCAAACTCCTGCAAGGCGGCGTCGATGCAGTTTTGGAACAGCTCCGCACCGATGTCGGCTTTCAGGGATTCCTCCATATTCTTCGGATAGCAGGCGTATGTCTCCGCCACAGTGAACGGAGGCCAGTCAACTTCGGGGATACCGAGAAGCCGCTGCAATCGAAGGTTGTCCTCCGCGCTCGCGCCAGATTTCCCTTGATCTCCATCCCAGACGGCGTAGATGGGAATCCCGATTGAGCTGAACACAGCATACGGGCGGAGCATTCCTGATTTGCCGATACAAGGCACGACTGCGCATCCTGCCGCATCGAGTGAAAAGCCGACTCGGGCCGCTTGCGCCAGTATTGCGGCGCGATCGCTCTCGCCTTCAACCAGAACCACGCAATCGGCGAAGAAGCCCTCGTTGACAATCGGCGTCATCAACGCCGCCATTCGCGCTCGTTCGCCAGCCGCTGTGAATGGAGATCCACTGCTACCGAATGCCACCCACATACGCTGCGCGACGTCCGAAGCATCTGCTCGTGCCAAAATGGTTCTCGACCGAGCGGGCTCACTCGACGACGCCTTCTTCCTCAGGACCCGCACGTCATCGAATCGATCAATTCCAACAAGGAGTGGCGAATGTGTTGAGTACAGAATCTGGGCGCCGTGCGCAGAACTTCCTCCGGCGCCATGCGCGAGCCGGCGGAGCATTTCGGCGATGTGCCGCTGACGACTTGGGTGCTGGTAGAGTTCCGGCTCCTCGAACGCGATCACCAGTGAAGGGTCCGTCTGGCCCCCTTCGTCTGCAGCGACTGCGGACACGGCAAGCTTCTGTAAGACCGAAAGAACGAAAGCGCGCTGCAGACCGTGTCCAACTTTGTCAACGGGCGCCTCGAAGGCATCTTCGACGAGCGCGACGTCTGCGGTTGGCAGAGGAACCTCCAAGGTTCCTAGTGCCTTCCACCGCAGCGCAAGCCCCGTGTTGGGAGCAAAGGATGCCAACGTCTGAGCGAGATCAGCTTGAAGAGTATTGAGCTCCGGCACTGCGTCGGGCGATAGCAGATCGGCGTACTTCTGCTGCATGTCAGCTCTAAAGGCCGTGATATCAGCCCGGTTTCCGAGTGTCGACCTGACCAAGAGATCAATCAGCTGCGTGAGCGGTGATCCACGCCCTTCAACTGCAAACTGACCAGCGTCACGAACAGCCGGAATCGACAGAAGTCTCGTGAAGCGACCAAGGTAGCCTTGACCAACTCCCTTGAATCCGAAGAACTGACCATCGTCACGGTCTCTCTCCAGCGATTCTGGATGAGCCGCCTCCCAGTCTTCGAGTGCTTGGGCGCCTTGAGCTTGGTTCTGCCAAGCCGGTAGTTCGGAAAAGTCCGCTGTTGATCGGAGCGCGTTGTAGGCGGTCTTACGGTCTGTCGCTGACTCGGCGCGTCGAAAGCCGCCGAATGCCGCCCGCACTAGACGCGATCCGTGATACTTCGCCGTAGTGCGTCCCGCATCCGCAACAATCACTACATCGACCTGCAGTTGGCCGCCGACCATATACGGGCCGAACAACGATTGGGCTTCGGCTGGCAAGCCCTCGTACGTAACCCCGATAGCAATCGGTGAAGACGTGTCATTGTGGTGAAAGTCGCTCCCCGATATACCTTGACCTCCGCTGTAAAAGGCCTCGAGCGCACGCAGAATGCAAGACTTTCCCGCCCCATTGCGACCGACGAGCGCCGTTAAGTCACTGCAAGGAATATCTAGCTCTTCAATCGAACGGAAATGGCGGATTCGGATGGCAGAGATGCGCATTGCCTATTGGTGAAGAGTCGCGGGGTGTCGAGCAGGTCAGGTGGATTCCAATCGCAGCAGGCAGTGGCGCGGATTGCTTCGCCGCGCCAACCGGTGAGGCTACTTCTCGTTCCTTGCGAATAACTTGCGCACATACTTGTTGATGTACGTATTCAATCCTTCTCCTCGCGCAGCGAGCTCCTTCATCGCTTCGATATGCTCCCTACCAGCGCTGGCATCCGTGTACAGATAGACTGATCCTTTACTAAACTGCACACGGATGAAGTCATCGCCAGTCTCGTACGCGTCTACGCCTGAATCTCCATTCAAATCGCGATAAACCTGCAATGTGCGGCGCTCCTTGCGAGAGAAGTGATTGCGTTGCTAGTGTCGCAGCCAAGCTTATTCCATGTTCGATCGCGCCGTGAGCGCTTGCGCATTCGCTGGCCAGCCTATCGCGCGCTTAGAAACACTGTGGGCGGCCGAGCGGCCTGACGCTCGCGTTCTCTTGCGGGGCCCTTCACAAAACGCGAACAGGGAGCACTCCGCAATGGCCCTGTCAAGAGTAATGCAAGGCTAGCATGCGTCCATGTATCAGGACTAGTCGCCCTTCGCCTTGGCAGGCTCTGAGATGTGACGGAGCGCCTTCCTGTCGAAGGTCGCCTCACCTCCGGGCAACGCAATACGAAGACTAGACGCTGAACCGAGTACTGCAGCCGCGATATCCTCTGCGGGATGTTGGACGCGCGCGTTGTCTGACTCCACCGAAAAGAGATTTCTCGACAGCTGTAGTACGAGCTCCGGGGGAATCTGCGAGCCCTTCTTTTCCTGCCACTCAAGAGCCATCTCGACAAGCCAACTTGCGCGATCCATGTCGAGCTCGAGCCTCTTGAGCTTGAACTCCTCTGCGGCGTGTCGTTCAGACCACGAATCAGCCCATCTTATGTAGTAGACGACTGCCGCGATGAAGGCGAAGGCGCTTATGAGTCCGCGACTCGCAATTGTCGTCAGCCACCAATTCGGCTGTGTGCTTGCATCGAAGAGACGCACGGCCTCCCAGATGTTGATCGTTGCGACGGCGAGTGTGAACAGAAGCAACAACCAAAACGCAGTTTGAACGACCCCCCGCTTTGCTCCTGTCTCTGGGGTCAACGAAAATGACTCTGCGCGTTCGGCAAACTTCGCCTTAAGTTCCTTGTGGATTTCTCGTCGCGCGTGCGTGTTAGTTCGATCGTCGAGCGTCGCCTCGCGCGCCGAGAGAGCGTGATCCTTCTCCCTAAGCTCGTTATCGCGCGCATCGAGCA
This region of Gemmatimonas groenlandica genomic DNA includes:
- a CDS encoding ATP-binding protein — protein: MVSKTTPFQRQAATTLADRLAEPRRFIQVVAGPRQVGKTTMVQQVTDALTVPVRSASADEPTLKGTDWIAQQWDAARLSTNRTNGAVLVLDEIQKIPGWSDTVKRLWDEDTRAKRPLHVVLLGSAPLLIAQGLADSLAGRFETIPLAHWSFAEMHDAFGYSLDEYLFYGGYPGAAPLIGEPTRWARYVADSLIETSISRDVLLLTRVDKPALLRRLFELACRYSGQILSYTKMLGQLQDAGNTTTLAHYLDLLAGAGMVLGLPKYAGDVARSRGSSPKLQVLNTALMTVTSGLTLTEARADREFWGRLVESAVGAHLTNAAMRGECTVHYWRERNHEVDFIVQAGRTLTAIEVKSGRAPLAHAGTSSFAQAFQPTRILMVGGDGIALEEFLLKPVTHWIGALP
- a CDS encoding M28 family peptidase; the encoded protein is MTRSAPLRTLAALVLLVGALIVRSGLTPAPLPETAPAGEFSSSRALRHVRAIAERPHPSGSADHARVREYIMAELRTLGLEPQVQEATGVGTRYPAAGHVKNIVVRVRGRVAGGKAVLIAAHYDGVGAAPAAGDDGSGSAALLETLRALRAGAPLEHDVTALFTDAEESGLLGAAAFVREHPWARDVALTMNFEARGTTGRSLMFETGAGNLDVARVLATLNDVTASSLSVTIYRSLPNDTDLSELSLLGTPALNFAFVDGVERYHTFHDDVAHLDAGSLQHHGTQLLALTKTFGSGPLPRPVTSDAILFNSPFVGVLAYPESYSVPIALVVAAAVIGLAVFTARSDKKWARGMLLGAVAMLVATALGGLASSQLATTIEKVHTATTWDGQPSWSGAYALALAMLALAIAAGAWALARRWATRDALHVGALVVWVGIACFTAVKLPVGELSVRVARARGRACRCGRDGDARQRGCDCRTLGSHGDRGIVPGAGVHHGCRLHTAAGRTRRHWCRRARAAAGVVVGAATRVAWGRASLAIGWAYCGGVTGTRCGGSDDSASR
- a CDS encoding ATP-binding protein encodes the protein MTGLQAEFSFSPRILEHLGIAAYNSVQKCLAELVANAYDADASHVVIELPDVLDDSSTISIADDGVGMTAAALTKKFLHVGRNRRADGERTAKQRLVIGSKGIGKLAGFGIASRVRLTTRSDGLQSAITIDKSALDNVQSLVGHKIDVVQTPSELAPGTKIELIQLHAGLKMPSADSLRRHLYRSMPMGPGFSVTVNGVECTAEEVLGDRTDFAEQVPGVGQVTGFYVLASTRQKRPGLSVRVRGRIVQAPSLFSLDTRAHGFFTAEKIVGEIRAEFLDPEDPGQDRQDLIKTSRDGFLEDSETVRAFYDWAGTFVRKVIQGADEGETKKRTDTLMSSPEVKARLEKLPPHVRGTASTVVRGIIAKLKTASEEDAKSLIEWVLRYYESSVLKELMNAIAAADVHEAEKLAALVSEWGLTQLTSVASIVQTQINIITRLEELVSSDKAYEIDLHKLVEANLWLVKEGLELWSSDKPLRVVLDGKIDQLYADKSDLRPDLICRSRDEGHQATIIEFKRPKEKIRMEHVTQALGYEGLLKAHRPNLNFTTYVVGREYDSEVLAIREKQANAGLHLWSFGEILQRARARFERILDILGR
- a CDS encoding transposase codes for the protein MNGIGKIVAYPLPPEIDGITRFPSVRHSLPICRFVPGSHDSGGKTRHWR